GTCCGGGCCGTGCGGCAGCATCGCATTGTGCAGCGACATGCCGCCGGGCTCGAAGCCGGACGGCTTCGCGTCGTAGCGTCCGTAAATCAGACCCATGAACTCGCTCATAATGTTCAAGTGATACCAGGGAGGCCGGAACGTATGTTCCGCGACTTGCCAACGGGGCGGGAAAATCGCGAAATCGACGTTGCCCACGCCGCTTTCGTCTGAAGGAGAGGTCAGCACCGTAAATATTGATGGATCGGGATGATCGAACAGCACGGCGCCGACCGGACAGAATTTTCGCAGATCATATTTATAGGGCGCGTAATTCCCATGCCAGGCAACGACGTCAAGCGGCGAATGATCGAGGTCACAGCGATAGAAGCGGCCGCCCCATTTGACGCGGAGACGGCACGGCGTTTCCTTGTCTTCGAACGCGGCGGTCGGCGAAAAGAAGTCGCGCGGATTGGCGAGTCCATTCGCGCCGATCACGCCGCGATAGGGCAATGTAAACGGCGCGCCGTAGTTTTCACAGACATAGCCGCGAGACGGGCCGGCCGACAGCTCAACCCGAAATTTCACGCCGCGCGGAATGACGCATATCTCGCCGGGAGCGCATTCGATGAAGCCGAACTCGGTGAAGATGCGCAGCTCGCCGAACTGCGGGACGATCAGCAACTCGCCGTCGGCGTCGTAGAAATAGTCGTCGTGCATCGACCGCCCGGCGAGATAGAGATGCGCCGCCATGCCGACTCTCAGGCTGCAATCGCCCGCCGTCACGATGGTGCGCATTCCTTCGATGAAGGAGCCTGCGTCTTCTGGGACGTCACTCGCCCCCCAGCGCAGCTGCCCGAGCGGCGCGTCAACATCGCGGCAGGGCGCGGTTTTCCAGTGGCTCTGCTCGATGTCCTTGGGGTTGCGGAGGTGAAGGACGGAGGGTCGTATCCTGTAGAGCCAGGAGCGTTTGTTGAGATGGCTCGGCGCGGTGAATGCGGAGCCAGACAATTGTTCGGCGTAAAGCCCGTAAGGGCACCGCTGCGGCGAGTTCTGCCCCATCGGCAACGCGCCGGGCAGAGCTTCGCTCTCGAACTCATTGCCGAAGCCATGCAAATAGCGCGTGGAGGACATGCCTAACCTGCCGCCCGGTTCAAAACGCCGCGGCGGATCTGATCCTCTTCGATCGATTCAAATAGCGCCCGGAAATTTCCCTCGCCAAAACCTTCATCGCCCTTGCGCTGAATGAATTCGAAGAAGATGGGTCCAATAACCGTCTTCGAGAAAATCTGCAGCAACAGACGTCGGGCGCCCGTCGTGAGGCCGTCGACCAGAATGCCGAGCTCCTTAAGACGCTGGGTCGGCTCCCCGTGCCCCGGCAGCCTATG
Above is a genomic segment from Methylocystis rosea containing:
- the hmgA gene encoding homogentisate 1,2-dioxygenase — translated: MSSTRYLHGFGNEFESEALPGALPMGQNSPQRCPYGLYAEQLSGSAFTAPSHLNKRSWLYRIRPSVLHLRNPKDIEQSHWKTAPCRDVDAPLGQLRWGASDVPEDAGSFIEGMRTIVTAGDCSLRVGMAAHLYLAGRSMHDDYFYDADGELLIVPQFGELRIFTEFGFIECAPGEICVIPRGVKFRVELSAGPSRGYVCENYGAPFTLPYRGVIGANGLANPRDFFSPTAAFEDKETPCRLRVKWGGRFYRCDLDHSPLDVVAWHGNYAPYKYDLRKFCPVGAVLFDHPDPSIFTVLTSPSDESGVGNVDFAIFPPRWQVAEHTFRPPWYHLNIMSEFMGLIYGRYDAKPSGFEPGGMSLHNAMLPHGPDAEAFEQASEADLGPVKIDDALAFMFESRLPLYPTSFAMSLETLHQDYAECWSDLRRNFTGNGP